From one Anabas testudineus chromosome 21, fAnaTes1.2, whole genome shotgun sequence genomic stretch:
- the klhl23 gene encoding kelch-like protein 23: protein MKDTMSHNQSEIYTYDFCDADHPAELLDALRHFYTSGLFTDVSLQCGESGQVFHCHKALLSARSSYFKVMFTADMRERSNSLITLSGVDSGVLGALVNYVYTAQVCITASNVQSLLEAADLLQFTSVKQACEEFLIRLLDVDNCLGMHAFAELHLCPGLEREARRVMLSRFTELIQQEELLQLDHEKMRSVLAALSLTVQRDEVLIDAIAKWVTHDLGNRVQHVADFLRSIKLDLDELYFKESLEVHTQRSLSSEGKFKSVIVQALRSSGKEVSASRKMSSSMYIIGGYYWHPLSEVHMWDPISNKWVQGKDMPDHTRESYSVSLLGANIYVTGGYRSNTVEALDTVSIYNCDYEEWTEGPPMITARYYHCSVALHGCIYAIGGYRGGAPERETEFYDPLKKKWFPVAKMIQGVGNATACVIGDKIYVTAGHYGYRGSCNYEKVQVYRPDVNEWSIITITPNPEYGLCSVSLNNKLYLVGGQTTIVHCYDTERDEWRSISGMKERRMECGAVVINGCIYVTGGYSSSKGTYLESIEKYDPELDSWEIVDTLPSPARSHGCVCVHSV, encoded by the exons ATGAAAG aTACGATGTCACACAACCAAAGCGAAATCTACACATACGACTTCTGTGACGCGGATCATCCAGCCGAGCTCCTGGATGCGCTCAGGCATTTCTACACCAGCGGCCTGTTTACAGACGTTTCTCTCCAATGTGGCGAGTCCGGGCAGGTGTTTCACTGCCACAAGGCGCTGCTGTCAGCCCGCAGCTCCTATTTCAAAGTCATGTTCACAGCTGATATGAGAGAGAGGTCCAACAGCCTCATCACACTGAGCGGGGTTGACTCCGGGGTTCTGGGCGCTCTCGTGAACTACGTGTACACAGCGCAGGTGTGCATCACCGCGAGTAATGTGCAGAGCCTGCTGGAGGCTGCAGACCTCCTGCAATTCACTTCTGTCAAGCAAGCGTGCGAGGAGTTTCTCATTCGCCTCCTGGATGTGGACAACTGCCTGGGGATGCATGCTTTTGCTGAGCTGCACCTGTGTCCTGGTCTGGAGAGGGAGGCCCGCAGAGTGATGCTGAGCAGGTTCACAGAGCTCATTCAGCAGGAAGAGCTTCTACAGTTGGACCATGAGAAAATGAGATCAGTTTTGGCTGCTCTGAGCCTCACTGTGCAGAGGGATGAAGTGCTGATAGATGCTATAGCCAAATGGGTAACGCATGACTTGGGTAATCGAGTTCAACATGTTGCAGATTTTCTGCGCTCCATCAAGCTGGACCTGGATGAGCTCTACTTCAAGGAAAGTTTAGAGGTGCACACACAGCGCTCGCTGAGCAGTGAAGGGAAATTCAAATCTGTGATCGTCCAGGCTTTACGGTCTAGTGGCAAGGAGGTGTCTGCAAGCAGAAAAATGTCTTCCAGCATGTATATCATAGGTGGATACTACTGGCACCCTCTTAGTGAGGTTCACATGTGGGATCCTATCAGCAACAAATGGGTGCAAGGTAAAGACATGCCTGATCATACAAGAGAGAGCTACAGCGTCAGTTTACTTGGTGCAAATATCTATGTGACTGGTGGTTACAGGTCAAACACAGTCGAGGCCCTGGACACTGTTTCGATTTATAACTGTGATTATGAAGAGTGGACCGAGGGTCCCCCCATGATTACAGCCAGGTACTACCATTGTTCTGTGGCTTTGCATGGCTGCATTTATGCCATTGGAGGCTACAGAGGAGGAGCCCCAGAGCGAGAGACTGAATTTTATGATcctttgaaaaagaaatggttCCCTGTGGCCAAAATGATCCAAG gTGTAGGGAATGCCACAGCCTGTGTTATAGGAGATAAAATCTATGTGACTGCCGGCCACTATGGGTACAGAGGAAGCTGCAACTACGAAAAAGTCCAGGTCTACAGGCCAGATGTCAATGAGTGGAGTATCATTACAATAACTCCCAATCCAG aaTATGGCCTGTGTTCTGTGTCTCTCAACAACAAACTGTATTTGGTGGGTGGACAGACAACTATCGTACACTGCTACGACACAGAAAGAGACGAATGGAGATCAATATCAGggatgaaggagaggaggatggagtGTGGGGCTGTGGTTATAAATGGATGTATTTATGTCACAGGGGGATACTCCTCCTCAAAAGGGACTTACCTGGAGAGCATTGAGAAATACGACCCTGAGCTGGACTCATGGGAGATAGTGGACACGCTTCCCAGCCCAGCGAGATCGCACGGGTGCGTTTGTGTTCACAGTGTTTAG